Genomic DNA from Candidatus Methylomirabilota bacterium:
CGGCTTGGCCCTGGCCCCGCCGGGCAATCCGGAGCTCGAAGGCCGGGTGCAGCGTGCGGTCCAGCGTGCCCGACCACCACGAGCGTATCGAGCCCTCCGTGCCCGCGACGTGGAGGAGCTGGTGGTATTCGAAGCCCGCCAGCGTCTCGGTAATGATCGCGTGAGCCTGGCCGGGGAAGCGCAGGACAGCGCTGAAGTTGGCGGACATGCCCGCGCGGCCGGACTCGGCCGCGCCAAACGCCTGCACCGAGAGCGGATCGCCGAGGCCCTCGAAGTACCACATGGTGAAGTCGAAGAAGTGCACCGGCTCCTCGAGGATCCACGAGCCGACGCGCTGGGCATCGTACCGCCAGCCGCCCGACCCCGGCCGGAACGGGAAGCGGAACAGCGAGAAGGCCAGATAAGCCGGCGTGCCGATCTCCCCGGCGTCGATCAGGGCCTTGACCTTACCGTACTGCGCCGAGAGACGCAGCTCGTGGCCGATGGTCAGGACGCGCCCGCTCTTTCGGGCAGCGGCGAGAAGCCTGTCGCAGTCCTCCATGGTGGTCGCCATGGGCTTCTCGAGCAGCACGTCCTTGCCTGCCTCGAGGGCGGCCGTGCCGACCTCGGCATGAAGGTGATTCGGTACCGCCACCGCGACGGCGTCGAGGTCGGGCCGGGCGAGAAGGCTTTGATAGCCAATGTCCACGGGCACCCCGGGGAAATCCTGTCGCGCGGCCGACGCGGTCGCTTCGCTCGCGCAGGCGATAGCGGCCAGGTCCGCGCCCGGCGCCTCGGCGATGGCCGCGGCATGATGCCGGCCCCAGAGACCGTAACCGATCAAGCCGAAGCGCACGGGCCGGCCCCTATCCTTTGAGGGCGCCGGTGACCAGCCCGCGCACCACGTATTTCTGAAGGGCCAGCACCAGGAACAGAGTGGGCAGCAGACCCAGGAGGCAAATGGCCATCATGAGGGTGAAGAACACGAAGTAGTCGGAGACCAGGCCGGCCAGGATCACGGGCACCGTCATGAACTCGGGGCGCGAGACGAGAATGAGCGGGATGAGCAGCTCGTGCCAGGAGATGATGAAGAGGATGACGCCGCAGGCGGCCAGACCCGGCGCGGACAGCGGCAAGACGATGCGCAGGAAGGCCTGCCAGCGGGTGCATCCGTCGATGCGGGCCGCGTCTTCGAGATCCGACGGGAAGGCCGAGAAGTAGGGCACGAGGATGAGGACGGCGTAGGGGAGGAGCAGACCCACCTCGGCCACCACGATGCCGCTGAGGGAGTTGAGCAGGCCGTAGCGACGGAACAGCACATAGAGCGGCACCATGAGCACGATCAGCGGCACCATCCGGCACACCACGCTCACCTGCAAGAGCGCCTGAGTCCAGCGAAGGCGCAGCCGGGCCAGCGCATAGGCCGACAAGCTGGCCGTCGCCAGCGTGACCATGGTCACGGCGAGGCCCACGAGCAGGCTATTGAGAAAGGCGGCGGGGAAGCGTTCCACTGACTTGGGTAGATACGTCACCTGCTCGAAGATCGGTCCCTTGCTCCGGCCGCCGGAGAGGATGAGCCGGAAGTTGGCCAGGGTGTACGCCTCGGGCAGCAGCGCGTGGACGTTCTTCTGCATGCTCTTCTCCGACTGGAGACTTCCCAGCACCACCGGGACCAGCGGCAGCAGGAGAAACGCGATGGCGCACAGGTTGGCTACCCACAGGAAAAGGCGCCGCGGAAATGACAGGCGAGTCATATTCGCCGTGCTATCTCTCCCTCTCCCCCATTGGGGGAGAGGGTAGGGTGAGGGGGTAGGAGCCTGGCCTCACGCATACTCGACACGACGGTAGACGAGCTTCACGTAGGCAATCGCGACGAGTCCGACAATCACGGCCAGCACCCACGCGGAGGCCGCGCCGAGCCCGATGTTGAAGGGCGGCTGAAAGGCCATGCGGTACGTGTACCAGGCGGCGACCCAGGTGTCATTGCCGGGGCCGCCCTGCGTGATGGCGAGGATCTCGTCGAAGACCATGAAGCTGAAGGTGGTGCGGAGGATCAGGGTCACGGCAATCACGGGCCGGAGCAGCGGCAGGGTGAGCCGCCACAGGCTCTGCCACGACGAGGCGCCGTCCACCGCCGCCGCCTCGTAGATCTGAGCGGGGATGCCCTGAATGGCCGCGTGGTAGAGAAGGATGTTGAACGGCGTGGTCCGCCACACATAGGCGACGATGACGGCGGCCGTGGCGAGCCGCGGATGGCCCAGCCAGTTGATGTAGTCGGTGATCAGCCCCAGCTTGTGGAGCGCCCGGTTCAGGTAGCCGTACTGGGCATTGACGATGAAGGACCACAGGAGCCCGTTGACCACGGGCGGCACCGCCCACGGGATCAGGATCAGGACGCGCGTGATCCGCGAGAGCCACACGCGCTCGTCGCTGATGGTCAGGGCGATGGCCAGACCGATCACGAGCTCGAGCACCACCGAAGCCACCACGAAGACCACGGTGTGGCGCAGAGAGAGCCAGAACACCTCGTCCTGGAACAGCCGCGAGAAGTTCGCCAGGCCGGCGAAGGGGAACTCGCCGGCGCGGAGGTGGCGGATGCTCACCTCGTGGAAAGAGAGATAGCCCGCGAAGCAGATGGGATAGGCGAGGACAAGGACAAGCCCCGCCAGAGTTGGAACATTGAGAAGGAACGCGAGCCGGCCCGCCGAGAGCTCGCCCCGCCTGCGCGCTCGACGCGGGCCGTGGTCGGGACGAACCGAGCTCTCCGCCCGGTCCGTCCCGGTTCCCGGCGTCATCAGCCCCGCTTGGCCGTGGCCAGCGCGGCGATCATGTTGTCACAGGCCAGATCGGCGCTGATCTTGCCCTGGAGACACGCGGTCAGCTCGACGTTGATGGCATCGCTCCAGCGCGGATACCACGGCTGGGCCACCGCCGGCACCACGTCGGCGAAGTTGGTCGCCTTCTTGAAGACGTCGAGGACCGTGGGCACATCCGCCCATTTCGCCCAGGCCTTGCGCAAGAGCTCGCTCTCCATCACCGACTGGTAGCCGCTGGCCAGCATGGCGTCCTGGGCCAGGCGCTGGGCCTGCGTGTACTCCCCGTTCTTGGTGCGCCCGCCGAGGTATTGCTGGAGCTTCCAGGCCCATTCCTTGTTCTTGGTGGCGCTGGTGAGGATGTAGAGCATGGTGTAGCCGATGGTCTTGCCGTCCCCGGGCAGCCCGAGCACGCGACCCTTGCCTGCGATGGGGGACTGCGCCTGATCGTTGATCAGGCTGATGTAGTAGTGGTGCAGGGTGCCGAGGAAGACGTGCTGGCCGGCATTGAATGCTTTGCAGGCGGGAATGAAGCGGAGGTTCAGCGAGTTGGGATCGGCCAGCTCCTCCTTGAAGGTGCTCTGCCACCACTTGAGGGTCTCGCGCGCCACTGATCCGGCGCCCAGCTGGGGAGCGAGCTGCTTGTCGAAGATGACGCCGCCGCGATTCCACGTCAGATTGAACCAGGTGCCGGGCAGCTGCTCGAAGCCGGCTCCCGCGATCCAGAGGATGGGATATTTCGCCACGCCGTCCTTCTTGGCCTTGCGCGCCTGCTCCACGAGCTCGGGATAGCTCCGGAACGGCTTGCCCTTGAACCCGGCCTTCCCCAGCAGCTCGTCGTTGTAGATGAAGATCCAGGCGGTGGAGAAGTAGGGCAGGCCCCACGTCTTACCGTCGCGCTGGGCGGCCGCCCGCGCGAACGGCGTGAAGTCCTTGACGTACTGGTCGACGCCGGGCAGTCCGTCGATGGGCACGGCAATGCCCTGCTGGATATAGCTCGCCAGGTACTGGATGGGCGAGAGGGAGACGTCCACCTCGTCGCCCGCGCCGAACATGGTGGTGAGCTTGGCCACCTGCGGCTCGACATTGGGCTCGATGATCTGGTTGAGCTTGATGCCCCAGTCGTCCTCGAACTGCTTGGAGATCTGCTCGTAGATCTTGCCGTACTGCCAGACCACGAAGGTGAGCTTCTGCGGGTTGCCCGGCGGACGCTGGGCCCACGGGGCGCCCTGGGCTGCTATGGCGCGGGGCCATAGCGCCCCGCCCGCCGCGGCGGCGGCGGCGCCCTGGACGAAGCGACGTCTGTCGAGTGAGGTGGGGGCTGTTGACGATGTGGACATGGGTGTTTCCTCCGCAACGCGAGTGCGTTCGACGTGAGCTGAGCTGCGGCAGGCTGGTGCCGCCACCACTCGGCCTACTTCGCCAGTGACCCGACGACAACCCGCTCGTAGAGGAGGCTCAGGATCTCGTCGATCGCCGCGGAGCTCCAGACGTCGAGCATGGGCGAGGCGAGCATGGCCGCGAAGTCCTTGCGCGCGCGGGTTTGAGTCTCCTCGGGGGTCTCGCCGGGGCGCGCCGTGGTCTGGTGGCCGCGGATCCTGTCCTTGTGATAGCAGGCGGGGAACTCGACATAGCGGTAGAGCTCGCGGAGGTCCTTGTCGTAGAAGACGGCCACGGGGATGGACTGGAAGGTCTGACCGTTCTTCTCGTTCAAGAACTCGGCCATGAGATCGGCATTGCTGTCGGGGGCCTCGGCCAGCGTGGGCTTGTTGCTTCGGCCGAACTTCTGGCCGTCGCGGTTGAAGATGCGGAGCTCGAGCCCGCCCGCCTCGGCCAGACGCGCCAGCGCGGGCACGTCGCGCCGGCAGTCCGACGACCACTCCTCGGAGATGACGAGCACCTTGGCGGGACCGCCCGGCTGGGCAGCCAGCCACTTGATCATGGCCGACTGCGCGTCGGTGAGCTTGACCTTCTGGTGGCGCTCGCGCAGGAAGCCGCTCTGATCCGTCCGCTTGCCGCCCAGGGAGCTCTCGCGCTGGAGATTGCCGGGGGTGGCCACATGCGCCATGTACTGCTCGAAGGTCATGCCTTTGGCGAAGCGGGCGGGAGTGACGACGCTCGGTTGGTGAGCCACGGGTGACCTCCTGTCCGCGTGAGACCTCAGAAAAGGCACGCGGAGTATAGCACCGGGAGTAGTCCTCGGCTCAGACGCGCGTGGAAAGCACCTCGCGGATGCGGTCGCGGATGGGGCGGTGGTGAGCATGGCTCATCTCGATGGCTTCGCGAATGAAGGCGGGCTCCGGAGGTTCCGGATGCCGCCGTCACCCACCGTGTTCACCGTGCTACCATGCCGCAGTCTTCGCGGAGCCTCGCCATTCCCTCAACCTCGTGCGAGCGTACAGGGGGCTACCAAGCTGCCGAAGGCTGATGAGTTGAGCGCCCTCTTTCCCGAAGAGCCGCTCGTCGAGAGCGCGCCTCTGGCCCACCGTCTCGCCCAGACGCACTGCCGTCCGCTGCCCGGGACGGGGGCGGACTGCGCCTGGTATCACGGCTTCTGGCAGTACCTGCGGCTCATGGGGCTGGCGAAGACGTCCGGCGGGCAAGGCGCCTTTCTGATGGAGACGCTGCGAGGGCTGGCCCGCGCCGGACAATCTCCGCGGGTGATGGTCTCGGGCTCCGCCGACTACTCGATGCCCGCCCACGCCCTGTGGGCTTACCGCCTGGAAAGCGCCGCCCTGCGGCTTGCCGTCGTGGACCGGTGCGAGACGCCCCTGGCCCTTTCTCGCTGGTATGCGGAAAGACACGGCGAGAGGATCTCGACCCATTGCCGTGATGTCCGTGATCACGAGCCTCCGGAACCCATGGATGTGGTCTTCACCAATTCCTTCCTGGGCAGCTTCGATGCCGCCGGCCGTCCACACCTGGTAGCGGCCTGGCGACGCCAGCTGCGGCACGGAGGCAAGGTGCTTTTCACGAACCGTCTGCGTCCTAACGCTGGCGCCGAGGCCCTCGGCTTCGATGGCGAGCAGGCTCGACGTTTCGCCGAAGCGGCGCGCCAGGAAGCGGAAGCCCGCCGCGCTACACTGGGCCTCGATCCGGACGAGGCCGTCCGCCAGGCTCGCGCCTATGCCGAGCGTTACCGGTCCTTCCCGGCTCGCTCGGTCGATGAGATCGCGCGGCTGCTGACGGAGGGCGGCTTCGCGATCGACCTCCTGGAGGTGACGACCAATCCGGGACGGCCGGGTTCAGCCGCGGTGTCGGGACCGTCCACCGCAGAGCGCGCCGACTACGCGCGGGTGATCGCCACCCGGCTCTGAGCGACGCGCCCGCGAGTCCCTTGGCGCCTCGATCACGCGGTCACCTCGCAGACGAAGTTCTCGAACTTGCCCGCGGCATTGCGCGGGATCTCGTCGCAGTAGGCGAAGCTGACCGCGAAGCGGTGAGGCAGGGACGTCTCGATGTAGATGCGGAGGGAGCGCTCCTCGGATGGGGTCAGGGGCCGCTCGGTGACGAGCCGCGCCTCGATCCGATCCAGGCTCTTCTGCACGAACTGGTGCTGCACGATGGGCGCCAGCTCGGTCAGCTTGCGCGAGCCGAAGGCCGGCCAGTAGCGCGCCCCCGTGGGCGCGACGAGGAGCGCATTGCGCTCGCGCCCGAGGATCCGGCGGAGCACGGGCAGGCCCCGACCACAGGGACAGGGCTCGCCAACCTCGGCGTAGTCGCCGAGCTCGTAGCGCAGGAGCGGCATCGCGTAGTTGTGGAGCGGCGTCACCAGCACGCGGCCCGTCTGGCCGGGCCCGCATGGTGCCCCCTCCTCGTCCACCACCTCGACGAGGATGCGCTCCGCCTGGACGTGATGGCTCTCGGAGGTGGGGCACTGGAGGGCGATGATGCCGACCTCCTGCGCGCTGTACACGTCGATGACGGGAGCGTCCCACGCGCGGGCGCACTCCTGCCGCGTCTCGGGATTGAGCACCTCGCCCATGGTGATCACGTGCTCCAGGTGGGGCAGCGTGATGCCGTGCTCCCGGCAATGCTCGGCGAGGAATCGGAGATTCGAGGGATACGTCAACAGGTAGTCGGGATCTTGCCGCGCGAGCCACTCGGCTTGCTCGGCGATGCTCGCGCTGATGCTGAGGGTGGCCGCGGGCCCCGTGATGAAGGGAAAGGTGGCGGTGTCGTCCCAGCGCGACTGGATCAAACCATGGGGATACTCGTAGTGCTGACCTCGGACGCGCCGGATGGTCACAAGCTTGCCGGAGAAATCGTGAGGATGCCACAGATAGTGGCGCAAGGTGATGGCCTTGCCGACCACGGCATCGAACATGGTTCCCCGCACCGTGACGGGCGTCCCCGTGGAGCCGGAGGTCTTGGTCGTGATGACCTTGCCGTGGCCGGAGGGAACCCTGCTGCTGGAAAGCTCGTCGGCCGCCCGCTGGATGTCCCGCCGGGTCAGGGGCGGGAGGTGGCGCCACCGCTCGAGATCCAGAGGGCGCGAGGGATCGAGCCCCGCGTCCCTGAGTCGCGGCCGGTGGAAGGGCACGGTGCCATGAGCGTGGGCGAGAAGAAGAGCGAGCTGACGCCGCTGGTGCTCAGCCAGCCGTTCGCCGGACCACCACTGGCTGTCTTCGAGGCGCTTCTGAAAGGTCAGATCGCCGGGCCCCGACGGCACCAATGGGCGGTCGGGATCACCGGGAATGCTCGACATCGAGGACTGGACGACGAAAGACTAGCGGCCCTTCCGGCGGCGCAATATCTGTAAACCCGTCAGCCCCGCCAGGAGGAGCGCGATCGTGGCCGGCTGAGACACGCGGCTTGGCGGCGTGACGCTCAGCGTGACCCGGTACGACTCGAACGAGCCGGCACTGAGTGCCTTGACGCCTAGCGTGAGCTGGCTGCCGAGTATCGGCCCCGCGATGTGTTTCGTACCGAGAGTGTCGAAGGTGATCGCATTGCCGAAATTGTTCTGGTCCGTGTAGAGGGCGGCCTGCAAGACCTGGAGGCAATTCTGCGAAGGAGGCGGAGGAGTGCAGCTAAGGCGCTGGACCTGGAAGTCGAAGCTCCCTCCGACGGGGAGGCCGGTGTAGTTCAGGAAGTCGATAGGATCGGGGAAGGGATTGCTGTTCCCGTTGTTGAATCCGTTGAAGATGTCACCGGCCGCGAAGAAGGGACCGAGAAGCTGACCCGGGAAGCTGTCGTTCCCATCAGGGGGGAAGCTCTCGTTGATCGTCCCCGCGCCTGCGGAAAGAGGCAGCGCGGCCACGGTCGTCGTGCCCAGCACGGTCCCCGCGATCTTCGACAGGTTGCCCATGGGTTCTCCCTCTGTCGGCAGCTATGTCACGGACAGGGCTCCGGGAAGAGATACGCAAGATTTGCGCCATACGAGAGTCATCCGTGAATTGAGGCGGTTACGAAGGGGGCGCCTGACACCTCAAACGAAACTGTAAGACTCTCCGACGATGGTCAAGCGGTAGGCCCGTCGCCGGCCACGGTGGTGCGGTGCATGATGCGCGTATAGCGATTGGAGTCCCACAGGCGGCCGCGGTGGAGCAGGCAGCGGTTGTCCCAGATGACGAGGTCGTGCTGGCGCCAGCGATGCTGGTAGATGTTTTCCGGGCGGGTGGCAATCTCGAGCAGCTCCTTGAGGATGGCGCGGCCTTCGGCCACGGGCATGCCCTCGATGTGCGAGGCGTGCGCGCCGATGTAGACGGTCTTTCGGCCATTGAGGGGATTGGCGCGGATCAGGGCCTGACGCACGGGCGGGTACATGTCCTCGGTCTCCTTGCCGAGCAGCGTCGGATCGATGAGCCCGCGCGAGTAGGCGAAGGAATGGATGGCGACCTTGCTTTCCAGCCCGCGCTGCATCTCCGCAGAGAGCGTGTCCCAGGCCACACGGCAGGAGACGAACTCCGTTTCGCCGCCCTCGGGCGGTACCGTGCGGCCGGAGAGCATGGAGGCCTGGGCCGGCACCTCTTTAAAGGATGAGTCGGTGTGCCACATCTGATTGCCGCTCTGGTAGAGCATGCGGCGATCGGACCAGTCCATGAGCTTGCCGTCCTCGTCGACATTGGCGAGCTCGACCAGGTTGGGATGCAGGCGGTCTTCCTTGCCCAGCGTCTTGACCGTCGTCTCCAGGGATCCGAAGCGGACGGCGAAGCGCATCTGCTCCTCGTCGGTGAAAGGCTGGTCGTGGAAGACGAGGAGGGAATGCTCGTTGAACGCCTCCCAGATGTGCGCCCAGGTGCCGTCGTCGAGGGGCTGGCGCAGATTCGCGCCGCTGATCTCCACGCCGAACTTGGGGTGGAGCCGCGTCATGCCGAGGGTGCCCGTCGAGGTCGCCATCGAAGCCTCCTGGCCCGCGAAGCATTCTGAAGAATTGCGCTCGATGATGCTGTGCGCTCGCGGAACTGTCAAGGCGGCCCCTTGACAAGGTCGTCGACGGCGCTTACAAGAACGTCACCTTCTGCACAAAGGAGAGCCCACATGTCCAAAGCCTTCCGATGGATCCTTCTCTCCGCTGGCGTCCTCGCTCTCGCCCTGGCCCTTCAGCCGGCCTCGGCCGCCGACGTGAAGGTGACGCTGTGGCGGCTCAAGACCTACATTCCGCCCGCCGACAAGATCCTCGACACGAGCATCCAGGAGTGCGGCAAGAAGATCGGCGCCGAGGTGACGATACAGACCTATACCTTCGACGACATGTGGACCAGGTACACCGCGGCCATCGAGAGCAAGACGCTGCCCGACGTGGCGGAGCTGGACGCGGTCGGGCCGGCGCGGCTGGCCAATCTGGGGCGGCTCTCGGACGTGTCGGACCTGGTGGGCACGGTGACGAAGGAGCTGGGCGACCTGGCCCAGAATGCCGAGGGCGCCGTCAAGTTCGGCGGCAAGTTCTATGCGGTGCCGCACTACGCGATCCCCCTCATCCTGTTCTATCGGAAGGACCTGCTCGAGAAGGTAGGCGCCCAGCCTCCCGACACGTGGGAAGCCATCAACGAGATCTCCGTCAAGATCAAGAAGGCGGGGCTCCAGGACTTTCCTCAGGGCTTCCCGTGGAATCGGACGGGCGACGGTTATGATCCCGCCATGAGCCTGCTCTGGTCCTACGGCGCGGCGTGGGTGGACAAGAGCGGGAAGTTCATCGGCATTCCCAAGGACAAGGCCGTCCAGGCCATCAAGGTGGTGACGCCGGCCTATGTGACGGACAAGACCGCGGCCTTCGACTATCTGTCCTGGTCGGGCTCGGCGAACAACGAGGCCTTCATGGCCGGCAAGATCGCCTTCACGCCCAATGGGCCGAGCATTCTCTTCCAGGAGGACTCGACGAAGCACCCGTTGCGGAAGGACACCGCGATCAAACTCATGCCCAAGGGGCCGGTCGGGCGCAACCTGGCCCTGACCTTCGTGATGAACTGGGGCATTCCCGTGGACGGCAAGCAGCAGAAGGAGGCGAGAGCGCTCGTGGCCTGCCTCATGTCCAAGGAGAAGTTCACCACGTACATGACGGGCTCCTTCCAGCAGGCCGTGCCGCTCTTCAAGAGCCTGATCAACCACGAGTACTGGAATACGCGGGACGGCAAGGTCATCGCGGAGACAGTGAAGCTCGGCCGGCCCGTGGGCTGGCCGGGGCCGACGACGCCGGCGGCGGCGGAAGTGGTCTCGAGCAACGTGCTCACGGACATGATGACGCGGGTGATCGTGGACAAGGTGACGCCCGAGAAGGCGGTAGAGGAGGCGGACAAGCGGATCAAGGAGATCTACGACCGCCTGCCCATCAAGTGAGGGGATCTCTTGAGTAAGATTCTTACGCAGCCCGCGGCGACGGTGCCGCGGGCTGCGGGCCCCGCCTGGTTCCGGGTCAATCGCGTCCAGGAGAGGCTGCTCGGCTATGCCCTGATCGCTCCCATCGCGCTCCTGATCGTTGCCCTCATCGCCTATCCCTTTCTGAACGCGATCTGGCTCTCCCTGACCGAGAAGATGGTGGGCTATCCCGCCCACTTCGTGGGGCTCAAGAACTACGCCACGCTCTACGAGAGCCCGCGCTTCCGCATCGTGGCCTGGAACAGCGTGGTCTACACGGTGGGCTCGATCAGCGCCAAGCTCGTGATCGGGATGGTCATGGCCGTGGCCCTCCAGAAGGCCGTGCGGGGGAATCAGCTCCTGCGCGGGTTCCTCCTCCTGCCGTGGGTGATCCCGACCGTGGTCATCGCGCTCACGTGGCGCTGGCTCCTGGATCTCTACCGCGGCCTCTTCAACGTCGGGCTCCACGACCTCGGCATCATCGGGGCGGGCATCCACTGGCTGGGCAATCCCGATCTGGCCATGCTCTCCGTCATCATGGCGAATGTCTGGCGCGGCTTCCCCTTCTTCGGCGTGTCCTTCCTCGCGGCCATGCAGACGGTGCCCCAGGATCTCTACGACGCCGCCTCGGTGGACGGCGCCTCCGCGTGGCAGCAGTTCTGGCGGGTGAGCCTGCCCTCGATCAAGGGCGTGGTCGCCATCGTCACGCTGCTGAGCACCATCTGGACGCTCAACGACTTCAATATCGTCTACATCATGACCCGCGGGGGTCCGGGGGCGGCCACCCACATCTTCGCCACGTACTCCTACGAGCTCGGCATTCAGTCCCAGCGGTGGGGCATGGCCATGGCGGCCAGCATGTACTCGCTGCCCGTCATCGCGCTGCTCATCGTGTTCGTGGTCCGCTATCTGCACCGAGAGGAGCCCGCCTCGTGAGCGGGCGCGTCCTCCGGTGGCTCGCCGTGGGAATCCTCCTCCTGCTCGTGGCCGTGCCCCTCTACTGGATCGTCGTCACCTCGCTCAAGACGGGGCGGCAGATCCTCATGTCCCAGGCCATCTACATCGCCTCCCCCTTCACCCTCGAGAACTATCGCTATCTCTTCGAGGAGACGCGCTTCGCCCTCTGGCTCCGCAACAGCGCGGTGACGGCGGTGGCGAGCACGATTGTCTCGCTGGCCATCGGCGCGGCGGGGGCCTATGCGCTGACGCGCCTCCGCTTCGCCGGGCGGCGTGTCTTCGGCGCCCTCGTGCTCATCACCTATCTCGTGCCGCCCGGCCTCATGTTC
This window encodes:
- a CDS encoding Gfo/Idh/MocA family oxidoreductase — protein: MRFGLIGYGLWGRHHAAAIAEAPGADLAAIACASEATASAARQDFPGVPVDIGYQSLLARPDLDAVAVAVPNHLHAEVGTAALEAGKDVLLEKPMATTMEDCDRLLAAARKSGRVLTIGHELRLSAQYGKVKALIDAGEIGTPAYLAFSLFRFPFRPGSGGWRYDAQRVGSWILEEPVHFFDFTMWYFEGLGDPLSVQAFGAAESGRAGMSANFSAVLRFPGQAHAIITETLAGFEYHQLLHVAGTEGSIRSWWSGTLDRTLHPAFELRIARRGQGQA
- a CDS encoding carbohydrate ABC transporter permease translates to MTRLSFPRRLFLWVANLCAIAFLLLPLVPVVLGSLQSEKSMQKNVHALLPEAYTLANFRLILSGGRSKGPIFEQVTYLPKSVERFPAAFLNSLLVGLAVTMVTLATASLSAYALARLRLRWTQALLQVSVVCRMVPLIVLMVPLYVLFRRYGLLNSLSGIVVAEVGLLLPYAVLILVPYFSAFPSDLEDAARIDGCTRWQAFLRIVLPLSAPGLAACGVILFIISWHELLIPLILVSRPEFMTVPVILAGLVSDYFVFFTLMMAICLLGLLPTLFLVLALQKYVVRGLVTGALKG
- a CDS encoding sugar ABC transporter permease, with amino-acid sequence MTPGTGTDRAESSVRPDHGPRRARRRGELSAGRLAFLLNVPTLAGLVLVLAYPICFAGYLSFHEVSIRHLRAGEFPFAGLANFSRLFQDEVFWLSLRHTVVFVVASVVLELVIGLAIALTISDERVWLSRITRVLILIPWAVPPVVNGLLWSFIVNAQYGYLNRALHKLGLITDYINWLGHPRLATAAVIVAYVWRTTPFNILLYHAAIQGIPAQIYEAAAVDGASSWQSLWRLTLPLLRPVIAVTLILRTTFSFMVFDEILAITQGGPGNDTWVAAWYTYRMAFQPPFNIGLGAASAWVLAVIVGLVAIAYVKLVYRRVEYA
- a CDS encoding extracellular solute-binding protein, producing the protein MSTSSTAPTSLDRRRFVQGAAAAAAGGALWPRAIAAQGAPWAQRPPGNPQKLTFVVWQYGKIYEQISKQFEDDWGIKLNQIIEPNVEPQVAKLTTMFGAGDEVDVSLSPIQYLASYIQQGIAVPIDGLPGVDQYVKDFTPFARAAAQRDGKTWGLPYFSTAWIFIYNDELLGKAGFKGKPFRSYPELVEQARKAKKDGVAKYPILWIAGAGFEQLPGTWFNLTWNRGGVIFDKQLAPQLGAGSVARETLKWWQSTFKEELADPNSLNLRFIPACKAFNAGQHVFLGTLHHYYISLINDQAQSPIAGKGRVLGLPGDGKTIGYTMLYILTSATKNKEWAWKLQQYLGGRTKNGEYTQAQRLAQDAMLASGYQSVMESELLRKAWAKWADVPTVLDVFKKATNFADVVPAVAQPWYPRWSDAINVELTACLQGKISADLACDNMIAALATAKRG
- a CDS encoding thioredoxin family protein, encoding MAHQPSVVTPARFAKGMTFEQYMAHVATPGNLQRESSLGGKRTDQSGFLRERHQKVKLTDAQSAMIKWLAAQPGGPAKVLVISEEWSSDCRRDVPALARLAEAGGLELRIFNRDGQKFGRSNKPTLAEAPDSNADLMAEFLNEKNGQTFQSIPVAVFYDKDLRELYRYVEFPACYHKDRIRGHQTTARPGETPEETQTRARKDFAAMLASPMLDVWSSAAIDEILSLLYERVVVGSLAK
- a CDS encoding class I SAM-dependent methyltransferase, with the translated sequence MSALFPEEPLVESAPLAHRLAQTHCRPLPGTGADCAWYHGFWQYLRLMGLAKTSGGQGAFLMETLRGLARAGQSPRVMVSGSADYSMPAHALWAYRLESAALRLAVVDRCETPLALSRWYAERHGERISTHCRDVRDHEPPEPMDVVFTNSFLGSFDAAGRPHLVAAWRRQLRHGGKVLFTNRLRPNAGAEALGFDGEQARRFAEAARQEAEARRATLGLDPDEAVRQARAYAERYRSFPARSVDEIARLLTEGGFAIDLLEVTTNPGRPGSAAVSGPSTAERADYARVIATRL
- a CDS encoding phenylacetate--CoA ligase family protein — translated: MSSIPGDPDRPLVPSGPGDLTFQKRLEDSQWWSGERLAEHQRRQLALLLAHAHGTVPFHRPRLRDAGLDPSRPLDLERWRHLPPLTRRDIQRAADELSSSRVPSGHGKVITTKTSGSTGTPVTVRGTMFDAVVGKAITLRHYLWHPHDFSGKLVTIRRVRGQHYEYPHGLIQSRWDDTATFPFITGPAATLSISASIAEQAEWLARQDPDYLLTYPSNLRFLAEHCREHGITLPHLEHVITMGEVLNPETRQECARAWDAPVIDVYSAQEVGIIALQCPTSESHHVQAERILVEVVDEEGAPCGPGQTGRVLVTPLHNYAMPLLRYELGDYAEVGEPCPCGRGLPVLRRILGRERNALLVAPTGARYWPAFGSRKLTELAPIVQHQFVQKSLDRIEARLVTERPLTPSEERSLRIYIETSLPHRFAVSFAYCDEIPRNAAGKFENFVCEVTA
- a CDS encoding TauD/TfdA family dioxygenase, which encodes MATSTGTLGMTRLHPKFGVEISGANLRQPLDDGTWAHIWEAFNEHSLLVFHDQPFTDEEQMRFAVRFGSLETTVKTLGKEDRLHPNLVELANVDEDGKLMDWSDRRMLYQSGNQMWHTDSSFKEVPAQASMLSGRTVPPEGGETEFVSCRVAWDTLSAEMQRGLESKVAIHSFAYSRGLIDPTLLGKETEDMYPPVRQALIRANPLNGRKTVYIGAHASHIEGMPVAEGRAILKELLEIATRPENIYQHRWRQHDLVIWDNRCLLHRGRLWDSNRYTRIMHRTTVAGDGPTA
- a CDS encoding extracellular solute-binding protein, with protein sequence MSKAFRWILLSAGVLALALALQPASAADVKVTLWRLKTYIPPADKILDTSIQECGKKIGAEVTIQTYTFDDMWTRYTAAIESKTLPDVAELDAVGPARLANLGRLSDVSDLVGTVTKELGDLAQNAEGAVKFGGKFYAVPHYAIPLILFYRKDLLEKVGAQPPDTWEAINEISVKIKKAGLQDFPQGFPWNRTGDGYDPAMSLLWSYGAAWVDKSGKFIGIPKDKAVQAIKVVTPAYVTDKTAAFDYLSWSGSANNEAFMAGKIAFTPNGPSILFQEDSTKHPLRKDTAIKLMPKGPVGRNLALTFVMNWGIPVDGKQQKEARALVACLMSKEKFTTYMTGSFQQAVPLFKSLINHEYWNTRDGKVIAETVKLGRPVGWPGPTTPAAAEVVSSNVLTDMMTRVIVDKVTPEKAVEEADKRIKEIYDRLPIK
- a CDS encoding sugar ABC transporter permease; this encodes MSKILTQPAATVPRAAGPAWFRVNRVQERLLGYALIAPIALLIVALIAYPFLNAIWLSLTEKMVGYPAHFVGLKNYATLYESPRFRIVAWNSVVYTVGSISAKLVIGMVMAVALQKAVRGNQLLRGFLLLPWVIPTVVIALTWRWLLDLYRGLFNVGLHDLGIIGAGIHWLGNPDLAMLSVIMANVWRGFPFFGVSFLAAMQTVPQDLYDAASVDGASAWQQFWRVSLPSIKGVVAIVTLLSTIWTLNDFNIVYIMTRGGPGAATHIFATYSYELGIQSQRWGMAMAASMYSLPVIALLIVFVVRYLHREEPAS